Proteins encoded in a region of the uncultured Paludibaculum sp. genome:
- a CDS encoding L-fucose/L-arabinose isomerase family protein, which yields MSLGLRPRIGIFGVGLAAYWPQFPGLKDRLTGYQGEVEDRLRALDADLVTAGLVDDTSAAGAAARLFAANDVDLVVCYVGTYATSSQVLPAVQRLNVPVLVLNLQPVEALDYERTDTQEWLANCSTCCVPEVSNAFVRARIPFHVVSGTLRGEAAWRELEQWVKAARAARGLRLARVGFLGHTYPGMLDLYSDFTAVTAQLGTHIEVLEMDDLAKLVENVSPAELESKRTEARSVFELAPNVEPEDLDWASRVAVGLDHLTSKFQLDALTYYYRGVDGNEMEQLGAGLILGNSMLTARGIPASGEGDLKTNLAMLLLDRLGAGGSFTEFYAMDFKERFVLMGHDGPGHVAISARKPILRRLGLFHGKRGYGLSVEFSVRLGPVTILGVTQDAEGRLRMIAAEGESLPGPILKIGNTNSRLRFALPPAEFVNAWCQHGPTHHCALGVGHRLGELRKLAAILKLDLHAVA from the coding sequence ATGTCACTTGGGCTTCGGCCGCGAATTGGAATCTTCGGTGTGGGACTGGCCGCTTACTGGCCACAGTTCCCGGGCCTGAAAGACCGGCTTACGGGTTACCAGGGAGAGGTGGAGGACCGCCTGCGGGCGCTCGACGCGGATCTTGTCACGGCGGGATTGGTCGACGACACGTCCGCGGCGGGCGCCGCTGCCCGGCTGTTTGCCGCGAACGATGTTGATCTGGTGGTCTGCTACGTCGGAACCTATGCCACTTCGTCGCAGGTGCTGCCAGCCGTGCAGCGGTTGAACGTGCCGGTGCTGGTGCTCAACCTGCAGCCGGTGGAGGCACTCGACTACGAGCGAACGGACACACAGGAGTGGCTGGCAAACTGCTCCACCTGTTGCGTACCGGAGGTCTCCAACGCGTTCGTGCGGGCACGCATCCCGTTCCACGTCGTTTCCGGCACGCTCCGGGGCGAGGCGGCCTGGCGCGAACTGGAGCAGTGGGTGAAGGCGGCACGCGCGGCGCGCGGCCTGCGGTTGGCGCGCGTCGGATTCCTCGGCCATACCTATCCCGGCATGCTCGACCTATACTCGGATTTCACGGCGGTGACCGCCCAACTGGGGACTCACATCGAAGTCCTGGAAATGGACGACCTGGCCAAGTTGGTAGAGAACGTGAGTCCCGCCGAACTCGAAAGCAAACGCACCGAGGCCCGTTCCGTTTTCGAGCTAGCGCCGAACGTGGAACCGGAGGACCTCGACTGGGCATCGCGTGTGGCCGTTGGTCTCGACCATCTCACCAGCAAGTTCCAGCTCGACGCGCTTACCTACTATTACCGGGGCGTGGACGGCAACGAGATGGAGCAACTCGGCGCAGGGCTCATCCTCGGCAATTCGATGCTGACAGCCCGTGGCATCCCGGCCAGCGGCGAAGGTGACCTGAAGACCAACCTGGCGATGCTGCTTCTCGACCGTCTCGGCGCCGGCGGCTCCTTCACTGAGTTCTACGCCATGGACTTCAAGGAACGGTTCGTCCTGATGGGCCACGACGGTCCGGGCCATGTCGCGATCAGTGCCCGCAAGCCAATTCTTCGGCGGCTCGGCCTATTTCACGGAAAGCGCGGATACGGCCTGTCTGTGGAGTTCAGCGTCCGGCTGGGGCCGGTGACGATTCTCGGAGTCACGCAAGATGCCGAGGGGCGGCTGCGCATGATCGCAGCGGAGGGCGAGTCACTGCCTGGCCCAATTCTGAAGATCGGCAACACGAACTCGCGACTGCGGTTCGCGCTGCCTCCAGCGGAGTTTGTGAACGCGTGGTGCCAGCACGGCCCGACGCATCACTGTGCCCTGGGCGTCGGACATCGCCTCGGAGAGTTGCGCAAACTGGCGGCGATTCTCAAGCTGGACCTCCACGCCGTGGCGTGA
- a CDS encoding SGNH/GDSL hydrolase family protein: MRVQHGFSRRTALAASLGLSRIAAGETGIAPPERYLKPLLAELRKPWPKNRTVNIVCHGHSVPAGYFRTPVVRALDAYPHLLRAALSESYPIAVINVIVTAVGGEHSESGAQRFERDVLGKQPDVVLIDYGLNDRAIGLDRAAEAWSRMVTQLAGRGIPALLLTPTADNTTNFGDSSQSLGQHARQIRELASRQGVGLADSFAAFEQYVTSGGRLEDLLSQSNHPNRRGHELVAARVSRYFWSAESLTIG, from the coding sequence ATGCGCGTTCAACATGGTTTCAGCCGCCGCACCGCACTGGCGGCCTCCCTGGGATTGAGCCGGATTGCGGCGGGAGAGACGGGCATCGCCCCACCGGAGCGGTATCTGAAGCCGCTTCTCGCGGAACTCCGGAAGCCTTGGCCGAAGAATCGCACCGTGAACATTGTGTGCCACGGCCATTCTGTTCCCGCCGGGTATTTCCGCACGCCGGTTGTCCGCGCGCTCGACGCCTATCCCCATCTGCTGCGCGCGGCGCTGAGCGAGTCCTATCCCATTGCTGTGATCAATGTGATCGTGACGGCGGTGGGTGGTGAACACTCAGAGTCGGGTGCGCAACGCTTCGAGCGCGACGTACTTGGCAAGCAGCCGGATGTGGTGCTGATCGACTACGGGTTGAACGATCGCGCGATCGGTCTCGATCGGGCGGCCGAAGCGTGGTCGCGCATGGTGACGCAGTTGGCCGGGCGAGGCATTCCCGCACTGCTTCTGACTCCAACCGCCGACAACACCACCAACTTTGGCGACTCGTCGCAGTCTCTGGGCCAGCACGCGCGCCAGATCCGCGAACTGGCATCCCGCCAGGGTGTGGGTCTGGCCGACAGCTTCGCCGCATTCGAACAGTACGTCACCTCCGGCGGCCGCCTGGAGGATCTGTTGTCCCAGTCGAACCACCCGAATCGCCGGGGCCACGAACTGGTGGCCGCGCGGGTCAGCCGCTACTTCTGGTCGGCCGAATCCTTGACGATCGGATGA
- a CDS encoding oxidative damage protection protein: MPPKQEETAGKRMVMCAKFGKEMAGLDEVPFDGHPLGQRIYDHVSKDAWRMWVEHMKMLMNEYRLNLGTKEAQDFLLVQMEQYFFGEGAQLPPDFKPQTPKH, translated from the coding sequence ATGCCTCCTAAACAGGAAGAAACGGCGGGCAAGCGCATGGTGATGTGCGCGAAGTTCGGCAAGGAGATGGCCGGATTGGATGAGGTGCCATTCGACGGGCACCCGCTGGGTCAGCGCATCTATGACCATGTGTCGAAGGATGCCTGGCGCATGTGGGTGGAGCACATGAAGATGCTCATGAACGAGTATCGACTGAACCTCGGCACCAAAGAGGCACAGGACTTTCTGCTCGTGCAGATGGAACAGTATTTCTTCGGAGAAGGCGCGCAGCTACCGCCCGACTTCAAGCCCCAGACGCCCAAGCACTGA
- a CDS encoding acyltransferase family protein, with protein MNPSSVRYHALDSMRASMMVLGIYLHVVVGYSGDGHWPYIDPHPTSVLNFTLGIIHSFRMPAFYVMAGFFGALLWNGRGPSSFISNRLHRILLPFAVFWSLLFPLMAAIVISLEQGSHRVIPVFLSGALKQRLHPLHLWFLEYLLILYAIGALAAWSSRWYPEGLLDRIHAAYRWALRRSYAPALFALFSWLQLAWMRGNLKDCDGFTPELPILLAYIPPFTFGWLLYSHRDLLDRFQRHMLIYFVLAVPAFFVYGLVPGSTHPYIKAAGNVLVCWFNIFVCTGLFLKFCSAPSPRWRYMSDSSYWLFIMHMPVVVGFQVLLLPVPLPALVKVPIVLGLSVGILVVSYDILVRPTWIGKLLNGRRYPRGLPEIHPAAPPISETAAQSAAT; from the coding sequence ATGAATCCGTCAAGTGTCCGCTACCACGCTCTGGACAGTATGAGAGCGTCGATGATGGTGCTCGGGATCTACCTGCATGTAGTTGTCGGCTACTCCGGCGATGGGCATTGGCCCTATATCGATCCCCACCCCACCAGCGTTCTTAACTTCACACTCGGCATCATCCACTCATTTCGAATGCCTGCCTTCTATGTGATGGCCGGCTTCTTCGGGGCTCTGCTATGGAACGGGCGAGGGCCCTCTTCGTTCATCTCGAACCGCCTGCACAGGATCCTGCTTCCCTTTGCCGTCTTCTGGTCGCTCCTCTTTCCCCTGATGGCCGCTATCGTCATCAGCCTGGAGCAGGGCTCGCATCGGGTGATTCCAGTCTTCCTCAGTGGAGCACTCAAGCAGCGTCTGCACCCCCTCCACCTCTGGTTCCTCGAATACCTGTTGATTCTGTACGCGATCGGCGCCCTTGCGGCCTGGTCTTCCCGCTGGTATCCCGAGGGTTTGCTGGACCGAATCCACGCTGCCTACCGTTGGGCCCTGCGGCGTTCCTATGCGCCCGCTCTGTTTGCCCTCTTCTCGTGGCTTCAGTTGGCCTGGATGCGTGGCAATCTCAAGGACTGTGATGGCTTCACTCCGGAGCTGCCCATACTCCTCGCCTACATTCCGCCCTTCACTTTCGGGTGGCTGCTTTACAGTCACCGAGACCTGCTCGATCGCTTCCAGCGCCACATGCTGATCTACTTCGTGCTGGCCGTGCCCGCCTTCTTTGTCTACGGACTGGTGCCCGGAAGCACGCATCCGTACATCAAAGCCGCGGGCAATGTGTTGGTCTGCTGGTTCAATATCTTTGTCTGCACGGGCCTGTTCCTGAAGTTCTGCAGCGCACCCAGCCCGCGCTGGCGCTACATGTCCGATTCGTCCTACTGGCTGTTCATCATGCACATGCCGGTCGTCGTCGGTTTTCAGGTGCTGTTACTGCCGGTGCCCTTGCCTGCCCTGGTGAAGGTACCCATCGTCCTGGGGCTCTCTGTTGGCATCTTGGTCGTGTCCTACGACATCCTGGTGCGGCCCACATGGATCGGAAAACTGCTCAACGGCCGCCGCTATCCGCGGGGCCTGCCAGAGATCCACCCCGCTGCGCCGCCGATCTCCGAGACCGCGGCTCAATCGGCCGCGACTTGA
- the ftcD gene encoding glutamate formimidoyltransferase — MTRKLVECIPNFSEGRDRAKVDAIANAIAALPGALVLDLELDADHNRSVITFVAPPETVMEAALAGAAKAVETIDLTVHSGVHPRIGAVDVMPFVPLEGMTLAECVTIAERAAAEMWKRLRVPTYLYEAAARRPERTNLENIRRGQFEGLREEVRVNPDRAPDFGDPELHATAGATVVGARKFLIAYNINLGTSDIEIAKRIAKGIRHSSGGFRYVKSMGVPLASRGLAQVSMNLTDFEQTPMHRVFECVRSEAERYGVPVVGSEIVGLIPKKALEASAEFYLRFENFQPGIVLENRVAEATAQRAPISEFLDALAASTPTPGGGSAAAAAGAMSAALGAMVARLSKQDPAQYETDRTFLTEAIQRDADAYSAVVAAYRKPKDERAAFVNTAMEGATAVPLEVLERTAALSARLAVLAESSPAKFGSDVTTARALAQAAMTGARANVDINLAYLPAGEFRESVEARLAQL; from the coding sequence ATGACCCGCAAACTCGTCGAATGCATTCCCAACTTCAGTGAAGGCCGCGACCGCGCCAAAGTAGACGCCATCGCCAACGCCATCGCCGCACTGCCTGGCGCCCTCGTGCTCGACCTGGAACTCGATGCTGACCACAACCGCAGCGTGATCACATTCGTGGCACCACCCGAGACTGTGATGGAAGCTGCTTTGGCCGGCGCCGCCAAGGCCGTAGAGACCATCGATCTCACCGTCCACTCCGGAGTGCATCCCAGGATCGGCGCCGTTGACGTGATGCCGTTCGTCCCCCTGGAAGGCATGACCCTGGCCGAGTGCGTGACCATCGCTGAGCGCGCCGCGGCCGAGATGTGGAAAAGGTTGCGCGTTCCCACCTACCTCTACGAAGCGGCCGCCCGGCGGCCGGAGCGCACCAACCTGGAGAACATACGGCGCGGCCAGTTCGAGGGCCTCCGCGAGGAGGTGCGCGTCAATCCGGACCGTGCACCGGATTTCGGTGATCCGGAACTCCACGCGACGGCCGGTGCGACCGTCGTCGGCGCACGCAAGTTCCTCATCGCCTACAACATCAATCTCGGCACATCGGATATCGAGATTGCCAAGCGCATCGCCAAGGGCATCCGCCACTCCAGCGGCGGGTTCCGGTATGTGAAATCGATGGGGGTCCCGCTCGCCTCCCGCGGGCTGGCACAGGTCTCGATGAATCTGACCGACTTCGAGCAGACGCCTATGCACCGCGTCTTTGAGTGCGTGCGCAGTGAGGCGGAGCGCTACGGCGTGCCGGTGGTGGGCAGCGAGATTGTGGGGCTGATCCCCAAGAAGGCGCTGGAAGCGAGTGCGGAGTTCTATCTGCGTTTCGAGAACTTTCAGCCCGGCATCGTACTCGAGAACCGCGTGGCCGAAGCCACTGCGCAGCGTGCTCCCATATCTGAGTTTCTCGACGCCTTGGCCGCCTCGACGCCAACGCCGGGGGGAGGAAGCGCGGCGGCCGCCGCGGGGGCCATGTCGGCAGCGCTGGGGGCCATGGTCGCCAGGCTGTCCAAGCAGGATCCCGCTCAGTATGAAACGGACCGGACGTTTCTGACCGAAGCCATCCAACGCGATGCGGATGCCTACAGCGCTGTGGTCGCGGCCTATAGGAAGCCGAAGGACGAACGCGCCGCGTTCGTGAACACCGCCATGGAGGGCGCAACAGCGGTGCCGCTGGAAGTGCTGGAGAGAACTGCCGCCCTGAGTGCGCGGCTCGCCGTTCTGGCCGAATCGTCACCGGCCAAGTTCGGCAGCGACGTCACCACGGCGCGGGCGCTCGCCCAGGCGGCGATGACGGGCGCACGGGCCAACGTCGACATTAATCTCGCATATTTGCCCGCCGGCGAATTCCGGGAGAGCGTGGAAGCCCGCCTGGCTCAACTGTAG
- the hutI gene encoding imidazolonepropionase, which yields MNNRLLVRGARQMLTLRGPAFPRRGAQLRDLSILENGAMLIEDGVITHVGPARRVENLAAARNARELDASGRVVMPGFVDSHTHLIHGPARLDDYEARLQGRSYAEIAKAGGGIRFTMRAVGGTSAKRLTAQARGHLGTMARYGTTTLEAKSGYGADDATELRLLRIAKALNDAPLTIVPTFLGAHSTPPAFDGDPDGYIHHQIQSLLPCVASAGLTRFADAYCDSGAFTVAQVRRYLSAATGHGLQAKIHASQFAEIGAVALALEFEAVSADHLEAIGAAQVEALARSNTIATLLPGSVFHLGLSRYAPARGLIDAGAAVAIATDFNPGTSPSCSMQMAISLACAQMRMTPAEAIVAATINGAHAIGLAGECGSLEAAKYGDFLVLNVSDYREMPYSFGLNHVALTVKRGEVIYCEKDDPLI from the coding sequence ATGAATAACCGCCTTCTGGTCCGCGGGGCCCGACAGATGTTGACGTTGCGGGGCCCGGCTTTCCCCCGGCGCGGGGCACAGCTTCGGGATCTCTCCATCCTGGAAAACGGGGCAATGCTGATAGAAGACGGCGTGATCACGCACGTCGGCCCGGCACGCCGCGTCGAGAATCTAGCCGCCGCCAGGAACGCGCGGGAGCTCGACGCCAGCGGGCGCGTCGTGATGCCCGGGTTCGTCGATAGCCACACTCATCTCATTCATGGGCCGGCCCGTCTGGACGACTACGAGGCACGCCTCCAGGGCCGGTCGTATGCGGAGATCGCGAAAGCCGGCGGTGGCATCCGATTCACCATGCGCGCCGTCGGCGGCACGTCCGCCAAACGCCTCACGGCGCAGGCCCGCGGTCATCTGGGCACGATGGCGCGTTACGGCACCACAACGCTGGAAGCCAAGTCCGGCTATGGCGCGGACGATGCGACGGAACTCCGCCTGCTGCGGATCGCAAAGGCGCTGAACGACGCACCCTTGACCATCGTCCCCACATTCCTGGGCGCGCACTCGACGCCACCCGCTTTCGACGGCGACCCCGACGGATACATTCATCATCAGATCCAGAGCCTGCTGCCGTGCGTCGCCTCGGCCGGACTCACACGCTTTGCGGACGCCTACTGCGATTCCGGCGCGTTTACCGTGGCCCAGGTACGGCGCTATCTCTCCGCCGCCACAGGCCATGGACTCCAAGCCAAGATCCATGCCAGCCAGTTCGCCGAGATTGGGGCGGTGGCACTCGCCCTGGAGTTCGAGGCCGTCAGCGCCGACCATCTCGAGGCGATCGGCGCGGCACAGGTGGAAGCGCTGGCCCGCTCGAACACGATCGCCACGCTTCTGCCCGGCTCAGTGTTCCATCTCGGGCTCTCCCGCTACGCCCCAGCCCGTGGCCTCATCGACGCCGGTGCCGCGGTTGCCATCGCCACCGACTTCAATCCGGGCACCAGCCCTTCCTGCAGCATGCAGATGGCGATCAGCCTCGCCTGCGCGCAGATGCGAATGACACCCGCCGAAGCGATCGTGGCCGCCACCATCAATGGGGCGCACGCCATCGGCCTGGCTGGCGAATGCGGCTCTCTCGAAGCCGCGAAGTACGGCGACTTCCTGGTGCTCAACGTCTCCGACTACCGGGAAATGCCCTACTCCTTCGGCCTCAACCACGTCGCCCTCACTGTTAAGCGCGGCGAAGTGATCTACTGCGAAAAGGACGACCCGCTCATATGA
- the hutU gene encoding urocanate hydratase encodes MNPVVRAPRGTTLRARGWRQEAALRMLMNNLDPDVAERPQDLVVYGGSGKAARDWHCFHAIVRELERLADDETLLVQSGKPVAVFRTHDEAPRVLIANSNLVGRWSNWEHFRELERAGLMMYGQMTAGSWIYIGSQGILQGTYETFAAAARRHFSGDLSGRFVLTGGMGGMGGAQPLAATMNGGAILCVEADPARIQKRIETGYCDRAATSLDEALRFIDDAVSRRASLSVGLAGNCAEVLPELVRRGITPDIVTDQTSAHDPLNGYIPAGLDVQQAAQLRAADPQNYIARAMDSIAIHVEAMLALRRAGAVTFDYGNNIRRMAADHGVKDAFQIPGFVPEYIRPLFCEGKGPFRWVALSGDPADIAATDKLVCEMFPQNESLLRWIKLARERVHFQGLPARICWLGYGERAEFALGLNRLVQDGKVQAPIVIGRDHLDCGSVASPYRETEGMLDGSDAVADWPILNAMLNTAAGASWVSVHNGGGVGIGYSQHAGQVTVVEGTEASGRRAERVMTCDPGLGVVRHVDAGYPEAIRFAQNAGLRLPE; translated from the coding sequence ATGAACCCTGTTGTCCGTGCGCCGCGCGGCACCACGCTGCGGGCGCGAGGCTGGCGCCAGGAAGCCGCCCTGCGCATGTTGATGAACAACCTCGACCCGGACGTGGCCGAACGGCCGCAGGACCTGGTGGTCTACGGTGGCAGCGGCAAGGCAGCGCGGGATTGGCACTGTTTCCACGCCATCGTCCGCGAATTGGAGCGGCTGGCGGACGACGAAACCTTACTGGTGCAATCGGGCAAGCCGGTGGCTGTCTTCCGGACGCATGACGAAGCGCCCCGGGTCCTGATCGCGAACTCGAACCTGGTGGGCCGCTGGTCGAACTGGGAGCATTTTCGCGAACTCGAGCGGGCCGGCCTGATGATGTATGGACAAATGACCGCCGGCAGTTGGATCTACATCGGCAGCCAAGGCATTCTGCAGGGCACTTACGAGACATTTGCCGCGGCCGCCCGCCGTCACTTTTCAGGGGATCTCAGCGGACGCTTCGTTCTCACAGGCGGAATGGGCGGCATGGGTGGCGCCCAGCCTCTCGCCGCCACCATGAATGGCGGGGCCATCCTCTGCGTGGAAGCCGATCCAGCCCGGATCCAGAAACGCATCGAGACCGGCTATTGCGACAGAGCCGCCACGTCGCTGGACGAAGCCCTACGATTCATCGACGATGCCGTGAGCCGGCGAGCATCACTGTCGGTCGGGTTGGCCGGCAATTGCGCCGAAGTCCTGCCGGAACTCGTGCGCAGGGGCATCACACCGGATATTGTGACGGACCAGACCAGCGCCCACGATCCGCTCAACGGCTACATTCCCGCGGGCCTTGATGTACAGCAGGCCGCGCAACTACGCGCCGCCGATCCGCAAAACTATATCGCCCGAGCCATGGATTCCATCGCCATACACGTCGAGGCGATGCTCGCCCTGCGGCGTGCCGGTGCTGTCACGTTCGACTACGGGAACAACATCCGGCGCATGGCCGCCGACCACGGCGTCAAGGACGCCTTTCAGATTCCCGGCTTCGTACCGGAGTACATCCGCCCCCTGTTCTGCGAAGGAAAAGGCCCGTTCCGCTGGGTAGCCTTGTCGGGCGACCCGGCGGACATTGCCGCAACGGACAAGCTGGTTTGTGAGATGTTTCCCCAAAACGAGAGCCTGCTGCGCTGGATCAAGCTGGCCCGCGAGCGTGTCCATTTCCAGGGCCTGCCGGCACGCATCTGCTGGCTGGGCTACGGCGAGCGCGCGGAGTTCGCGTTAGGGCTAAACCGCCTCGTTCAGGATGGCAAGGTGCAGGCGCCCATTGTGATTGGACGAGACCATCTGGACTGCGGCTCCGTCGCCTCTCCTTACCGGGAAACAGAAGGCATGCTGGACGGCAGCGACGCGGTGGCCGACTGGCCCATTCTGAATGCCATGCTCAATACGGCGGCCGGCGCCAGTTGGGTTTCGGTGCACAACGGGGGCGGAGTCGGCATCGGCTATTCGCAGCACGCCGGCCAGGTGACGGTGGTGGAAGGCACGGAGGCGAGCGGTCGCCGCGCGGAGCGGGTGATGACCTGCGATCCGGGCCTGGGTGTCGTCCGGCATGTCGACGCGGGCTATCCCGAAGCCATTCGATTCGCTCAAAATGCCGGACTGCGCCTGCCGGAATGA
- a CDS encoding AlkA N-terminal domain-containing protein, with amino-acid sequence MALLPVNRPFPWQTMLDYLTVRCTPCLESVEGSVYRRHGLSAVSLEAGGLLVDGDPGPVARMFDIECPVDDVKRVLQRCPVLKPRLRALPGVRVPGCWSPFELTVRAILGQQVSVRGAHTLMRRLNERCPDFTPAQVAECDLRGVGLTNSRAATIRGVAEKDIDFTREWAEVAAHLLSVRGIGPWTVSYLGMRVGRDPDSFPQTDLGLLHAFGTKDPKELLRAAERWRPFRAYAAMLLWMTPQEADIR; translated from the coding sequence ATGGCTTTGTTGCCGGTCAATCGGCCCTTCCCCTGGCAGACGATGCTCGACTATTTGACGGTGCGCTGCACGCCCTGTCTGGAGAGCGTCGAAGGCAGTGTCTATCGCCGGCACGGCCTTTCCGCCGTGTCGTTGGAAGCTGGAGGCCTCCTGGTAGATGGCGACCCGGGCCCCGTCGCGAGAATGTTCGACATCGAATGTCCGGTGGACGATGTGAAGCGTGTGCTCCAGCGCTGTCCGGTGTTGAAGCCGCGACTGAGGGCTCTGCCGGGCGTGAGGGTTCCGGGTTGCTGGAGTCCGTTTGAATTGACGGTCCGCGCCATTCTCGGCCAGCAGGTGAGCGTCCGTGGAGCGCACACACTGATGCGCCGGCTGAACGAACGATGTCCGGACTTCACCCCGGCCCAGGTGGCGGAATGCGACCTGCGCGGGGTAGGGCTGACAAACAGCCGCGCGGCTACCATCCGTGGAGTGGCCGAGAAGGACATCGATTTCACCCGCGAATGGGCTGAGGTGGCGGCCCACTTGCTTTCTGTCCGCGGCATCGGGCCCTGGACGGTCAGTTATCTGGGGATGCGCGTGGGGCGCGATCCGGACTCGTTTCCACAAACCGACCTGGGTTTGCTCCACGCGTTTGGCACAAAGGATCCCAAGGAACTCCTGCGTGCCGCCGAGCGGTGGCGCCCGTTTCGAGCCTATGCGGCCATGCTTTTGTGGATGACACCGCAAGAAGCGGATATCCGCTGA
- a CDS encoding methylated-DNA--[protein]-cysteine S-methyltransferase encodes MKQDDGRMQAVCDFIRAHSEESLSLEDMSRQAGLSPFHFLRRFKAFTGLTPKQFLDGCRLDALKGHLRGGGSVTDAIYEAGFGSSSRVYEKVDTRLGMTPKQYRAGGQQVSISYVSEKTPVGLMMMGATDRGLCFVQFGESEDELTEMLRKEYPKAQLAPMVDPYPEQFRAWMQALAAHLAGEQPSLQLPVDLRATAFQWKVWRYLQNIPYAEVQSYSEVAQGIGQPTAARAVARACATNRVAIVIPCHRVIRGTGELGGYRWGLDRKRALLDGERAARARGARRQLTTG; translated from the coding sequence ATGAAGCAGGACGACGGACGGATGCAGGCGGTATGCGACTTCATTCGCGCTCACAGCGAAGAGTCGCTTTCCCTGGAGGACATGAGCCGCCAGGCGGGACTGAGCCCGTTCCACTTTCTGCGCCGGTTCAAGGCGTTTACCGGGCTTACTCCGAAGCAGTTTCTCGACGGCTGCCGGCTGGACGCGTTGAAAGGACACCTGCGGGGCGGCGGGAGCGTGACAGACGCGATCTATGAGGCGGGTTTTGGGTCCAGCAGCCGTGTCTACGAGAAGGTGGACACGCGCCTGGGGATGACGCCGAAGCAGTATCGCGCTGGCGGGCAGCAGGTATCGATCTCGTATGTCTCGGAAAAGACACCGGTGGGCCTGATGATGATGGGAGCAACGGATAGAGGCCTGTGTTTTGTGCAGTTTGGAGAAAGTGAAGACGAGTTGACCGAGATGCTGCGCAAAGAGTACCCGAAGGCGCAGCTCGCTCCAATGGTGGACCCCTATCCGGAACAGTTTCGCGCCTGGATGCAGGCGCTCGCCGCGCACCTGGCGGGCGAACAACCCAGCCTCCAGTTGCCGGTGGACCTGCGCGCGACGGCCTTTCAATGGAAGGTTTGGCGCTACCTGCAGAACATTCCGTATGCCGAGGTTCAATCCTATTCGGAGGTTGCGCAAGGGATCGGCCAGCCGACGGCGGCACGGGCAGTGGCGCGGGCTTGTGCTACGAATCGTGTGGCCATTGTCATACCTTGCCACAGGGTCATTCGGGGGACAGGCGAACTGGGCGGGTATCGGTGGGGACTCGACCGGAAGCGGGCACTGCTGGATGGAGAGAGGGCGGCGCGAGCACGGGGCGCGCGCCGCCAACTAACGACTGGCTAG